Proteins encoded in a region of the Anopheles aquasalis chromosome 2, idAnoAquaMG_Q_19, whole genome shotgun sequence genome:
- the LOC126570971 gene encoding relaxin receptor 1-like — protein MPETLFYSWCLTIVQIPLIVVSLQFRCGGKVCMLRHYRPSKDGTFVFRHTVKDYQIIIEDIQEEILPKPILDAINETHLTIRESPAVKQLSISSNCTIVHMFVKNTSLRSLNIDVNEHIVYLSITYSMLVAIPRTIGNLKALATLTITHSLLRQLDLGLFCNTVTLNDLSILDNKIKSVINSSKSSCLTMMKGIYMNRNEVQILNMDEFNSFPKLEFLSFTSNRIELVTGRVNSTSLEVLGLCSNRINQIDLCQWYAPSLRSLLISNNALNELPYCLATMLNIDKIVLNRNRITHFQFYWIAPLEYLRVIDLSFNYLTSISFNDRFPKQLNWINLKSNLLTSLDLSYVPVPGLSINVENNCITHFNVTSTTINVADLAMAGNPIDCSWTNREKKEAVLCTHNSN, from the coding sequence ATGCCGGAAACTCTTTTTTACAGCTGGTGTCTTACAATAGTGCAAATTCCGCTTATCGTCGTATCATTGCAATTTAGatgtggtggaaaagtttgtaTGTTACGTCATTACCGACCAAGCAAGGATGGTACATTTGTTTTCCGTCATACCGTGAAAGACTACCAAATTATCATTGAAGACATTCAAGAAGAAATATTACCAAAACCAATATTGGATGCAATTAATGAAACACACCTAACCATTAGAGAATCTCCTGCAGTCAAACAACTTAGTATTTCTAGTAACTGTACAATCGTACATATGTTCGTTAAAAATACTAGCCTTAGATCGCTCAATATCGATGTCAATGAACATATAGTTTATTTATCGATAACTTATAGTATGTTAGTGGCAATTCCGCGCACGATTGGTAATTTGAAAGCATTGGCAACTCTAACTATTACCCATTCTCTGCTTCGGCAACTGGATTTGGGATTGTTTTGTAATACAGTAACATTGAACGATCTCTCAATATTGGATAACAAAATTAAATCTGTCATTAACAGTTCAAAATCATCGTGTCTCACTATGATGAAAGGCATCTACATGAATAGAAACGAGGTACAAATCCTTAACATGGACGAATTTAATAGCTTCCCGAAATTAGAATTTTTGTCTTTTacttcgaatcgaatcgagctaGTTACGGGAAGAGTGAACTCGACATCTCTTGAAGTATTAGGTCTATGCTCCAATCGGATCAATCAAATAGATTTATGTCAATGGTATGCTCCTTCGCTAAGATCGTTGCTTATTTCGAACAACGCATTAAACGAGCTACCATATTGCCTGGCCACGATGTTGAATATTGATAAAATCGTATTGAACAGGAATCGAATCactcattttcaattctaCTGGATTGCACCTTTGGAATATCTGCGTGTTATAGACCTTTCGTTTAACTACCTCACATCAATTAGTTTCAACGATCGCTTTCCCAAACAACTCAATTGGATTAACCTTAAATCAAACCTCCTAACTAGCTTAGACTTATCGTATGTCCCAGTCCCAGGGCTAAGCATCAACGTGGAAAACAACTGCATTACACATTTTAATGTAACTAGTACCACAATTAATGTTGCTGATTTGGCGATGGCAGGCAATCCGATCGACTGTTCATGGACCAATcgcgaaaagaaggaagcggtACTCTGCACACATAACAGTAATTAA
- the LOC126581120 gene encoding proclotting enzyme — MSKGVLLVVALVAASYASDSVQNAAAYSGEQSLDDDSEVIEVAAGARSSRQIWVSPRAANWKQALGDGNPCLTAKGHLGYCTSFRKCYPYFKVPDLNVWDSWVLGNYDTCSYFNDDGRQAFGVCCTNPITALPIDGSNGIASGGGGGGVMVPGSEIPITGGPAAKPPNKNNNYPSWPPPVPTHPPDHTPATHPPSFGGPATTVSSVVASEPTQRPTTTWPTRPRPPQVPNQPPTTAAPSPIGAWPPPVPTHPPPFDFSTVATTTPPTASFPAGGIGSNEGCGVKNGNPDTERIVGGHNADPNEWPWIAALFNNGRQFCGGSLIDSIHILTAAHCVAHMSSFDVARLTVKLGDHNIRSNTEIQHVERRVKRLVRHRGFDSRTLYNDVAVLTMDQPVPFTKQVRAICLPGADNSRAYNGQTATVIGWGSLRENGPQPAILQEVNLPIWTNAECRAKYGPAAPGGIIDTMLCAGQAAKDSCSGDSGGPLMVNDGKWTQVGVVSWGIGCGKGQYPGVYTRVTAFLPWITKNIKDV; from the exons ATGTCTAAAGGTGTTCTTCTTGTGGTCGCTCTAGTAGCGGCATCATACGCTAGCGATTCAGTGCAAAATGCTGCTGCCTATTCGGGCGAACAATCATTAGATGACGATTCCGAGGTGATTGAAG TTGCCGCCGGTGCTCGAAGCTCACGCCAGATTTGGGTATCACCGCGAGCGGCCAACTGGAAGCAAGCACTCGGCGATGGCAATCCGTGTCTGACGGCCAAAGGTCACCTCGGGTACTGTACGTCGTTCCGGAAGTGCTATCCGTACTTCAAGGTACCGGACCTCAACGTTTGGGACTCGTGGGTCCTTGGTAACTACGACACCTGCAGCTACTTTAACGATGACGGTCGCCAGGCATTTGGCGTCTGTTGCACTAACCCCATCACGGCGCTCCCGATTGATGGATCGAACGGAattgccagtggtggtggtggtggtggtgtgatggtgccCGGTAGCGAGATACCAATAACCGGTGGCCCGGCGGCGAAACCAccgaacaagaacaacaactacccgagctggccaccaccagtcccGACGCATCCACCGGACCACACGCCTGCCACCCATCCGCCCTCGTTCGGTGGACCAGCGACGACCGTATCATCCGTGGTCGCTTCCGAACCTACGCAGCGACCTACGACAACGTGGCCTACGCGTCCTCGGCCACCCCAGGTGCCGAACCAGCCGCCAACGACCGCAGCACCGTCCCCGATAGGCGCATGGCCACCGCCCGTACCGACGCATCCGCCACCGTTCGATTTCTCGACCGTGGCTACGACGACACCACCGACGGCCTCCTTCCCAGCCGGTGGCATCGGCTCGAACGAAGGCTGTGGAGTGAAAAATGGTAATCCG GATACGGAACGTATCGTTGGTGGCCATAATGCGGATCCGAACGAGTGGCCCTGGATAGCGGCGCTCTTCAACAATGGACGCCAATTCTGTGGAGGTTCGCTCATCGACAGTATCCACATCCTGACGGCGGCCCATTGCGTGGCACA CATGAGCTCCTTCGACGTAGCACGCCTGACGGTGAAGCTCGGTGATCACAACATCCGATCGAACACGGAAATCCAACACGTGGAACGGCGTGTCAAGCGATTAGTTCGTCACCGTGGATTCGATTCACGGACGCTA TACAACGATGTGGCTGTCCTTACGATGGACCAACCGGTTCCGTTCACGAAGCAGGTTCGGGCGATCTGTTTACCGGGGGCGGATAACTCGCGAGCCTACAATGGTCAAACGGCCACCGTTATTGGTTGGGGAAGCTTGCGCGAAA ATGGACCACAGCCAGCCATTCTGCAGGAGGTGAACTTACCAATCTGGACTAACGCTGAATGTCGCGCCAAGTACGGACCAGCGGCCCCTGGTGGCATCATTGATACTATGTTATGTGCCGGCCAAGCGGCCAAGGATTCATGTAGT GGTGATTCCGGTGGACCGCTTATGGTAAACGATGGTAAGTGGACGCAGGTTGGCGTCGTCTCGTGGGGTATCGGGTGCGGCAAAGGACAGTACCCCGGTGTGTATACCCGCGTGACCGCATTCCTGCCCTGGATAACGAAGAACATTAAGGACGTCTGA
- the LOC126581219 gene encoding probable phospholipid-transporting ATPase IIB isoform X2: MEEAPPLNSSLPSSAPVTKETIPLIEKGPRARWFSCWCWAWRKWCASKELKPRTIYIGRPLTEKFPPNEIRNQKYNLFTFLPLVLFEQFRFFLNLYFLIMAVSQFIPEIRIGYLYTYWGPLGFVLAVTICREAVDDLRRHKRDREVNSQKYKRFVAADKPPESVSSSKLRVGDIIMVEKDERVPADLILLRTSDKSGAVFVRTDMLDGETDWKLRLAVPATQKLATHGELLNANASLYVEKPQRDIHTFIGTYSKLGGTEDEGLNVENTLWANTVVASGTAVGIVIYTGSETRSVMNNSAPRSKVGLLDLEINGLTKVLFCAVIGLSFAMMCLKGFNGPWYRYMFRFVLLFSYIIPISLRVNLDMGKAFYSWQIQNDDEIAGTVVRSTTIPEELGRISYLLTDKTGTLTQNEMIFKKIHVGTAAYGRDTFPMVSTAIQSVYGTLSAPADSVSPADGSTSEYQPRLRKPDGWRIWESVKALALCHNVTPVYESANGTNGGSGGGGGGSITSSSSSSTAGVGAERGRPRDSPARSISEVATETTQKQAEKTYQASSPDEIALVKWTESVGLTLVQRDLNVMTLQIRDATQEQPLVRSLNENASINTTVTSLSVNSKIDLNSPSSTGSVSSLNSIVPQQLASGGGGAGGTSGSGGGGGLMKYQILQTFPFTSENKRMGIIVRDLNGGEITFYLKGADVVMSGIVQYNDWLAEESGNMAREGLRTLVVAKKVLTEDQYNDFVMRYNAAKVSVTDRVAKVAAVIESLEREMELLCLTGVEDRLQERVRPTLELLRNAGIKIWMLTGDKLETATCIAKSSHLVGRNQSIHVLKSVLTRTDAHLELNQFRRKQDCALVVSGESLEVCLQYYQPEFMELATACPAVVCCRCSPTQKAQVVSLIQKYSGKRTCAVGDGGNDVSMIQQADAGIGIEGREGKQASLAGDFSIPQFSHIARLLIVHGRRSYKRSAALSQFVIHRGLIISTMQAVFSAVFYLSSVALYQGFLMVGYATLYTMFPVFSLVLDQDISANIAITYPELYKELSKGRSLSYKTFFMWVLISIYQGGVIMYGALILFEDEFIHIVAISFSALILTELIMVALTIRTWHKLMVLAELFSLVLYIISLAVLHEYFDWEFIWSWEFLWKVLVITLVSCLPLYILKFLRKKFSPPSYSKLS; this comes from the exons ATGGAGGAAGCCCCACCGCTCAACAGCAGCCTTCCTTCTTCGGCGCCGGTCACCAAAGAAACGATTCCGCTCATCGAGAAGGGTCCGAGGGCACGCTGGTTTAG ctgctggtgctgggcctGGCGAAAATGGTGTGCCTCGAAGGAGCTGAAACCGCGCACGATCTACATCGGCCGACCGCTGACGGAGAAGTTCCCACCGAACGAGATCCGGAACCAGAAGTACAATCTGTTCACCTTCCTGCCGCTGGTACTGTTCGAGCAGTTTCGCTTCTTTCTCAATCTGTACTTCCTCATCATGGCCGTCAGCCAGTTCATCCCGGAGATCCGTATCGGCTACCTGTACACGTACTGGGGCCCGCTTGGGTTCGTGCTGGCCGTCACGATCTGTCGCGAAGCCGTCGATGATCTGCGCCGACACAAACGGGACCGTGAGGTGAACTCACAGAAATACAAACGCTTCGTGGCCGCCGATAAGCCACCGGAGTCGGTTTCCTCCTCGAAGTTGCGCGTCGGTGACATCATCATGGTGGAGAAGGATGAACGTGTGCCGGCCGATCTGATACTGCTGCGTACGAGTGACAAAAGTGGAGCCGTATTCGTACGTACCGACATGTTGGACGGTGAAACGGACTGGAAACTACGGCTAGCCGTACCGGCAACACAGAAGTTGGCCACACACGGTGAACTGTTGAACGCTAACGCTTCCCTGTACGTCGAGAAACCGCAACGCGACATTCATACGTTTATTGGGACGTACTCAAAG CTCGGCGGAACGGAGGATGAGGGGTTGAATGTGGAGAATACACTGTGGGCCAACACGGTAGTAGCTTCGGGGACGGCCGTTGGTATCGTTATCTACACGGGGAGTGAAACGCGCAGCGTGATGAACAATTCGGCCCCTCGATCGAAGGTCGGTCTGCTCGATCTCGAGATCAACGGACTGACGAAGGTGCTGTTCTGTGCCGTGATCGGTCTTTCCTTCGCCATGATGTGCCTAAAGGGCTTCAATGGTCCCTGGTATCGGTACATGTTTCGGTTCGTGCTGCTCTTCTCTTACATCATCCCGATCAGCCTGCGCGTGAACCTCGACATGGGAAAAGCGTTCTATTCGTGGCAGATACAGAACGATGATGAAATTGCCGGTACGGTCGTACGTTCCACGACGATCCCTGAAGAGCTTGGTCGCATTTCCTACCTGCTAACCGACAAGACAGGCACACTGACACAAAACGAGATGATCTTCAAGAAGATCCACGTCGGAACGGCTGCGTATGGACGTGACACTTTCCCGATGGTTTCGACCGCCATTCAATCGGTGTACGGTACGCTTTCGGCCCCGGCCGATTCGGTATCGCCGGCTGATGGATCGACCAGCGAGTACCAGCCAAGGTTACGCAAACCAGACGGATGGCGTATCTGGGAGTCCGTGAAGGCACTCGCACTGTGTCACAATGTTACCCCAGTTTACGAGAGCGCCAATGGAACcaatggtggcagtggtggtggtggtggtggatcgattacttcctcttcttcctcttccaccgcGGGTGTTGGCGCGGAGCGGGGTCGTCCTCGTGACTCACCGGCACGATCGATCTCGGAAGTGGCAACCGAAACGACTCAGAAGCAAGCAGAGAAAACCTATCAAGCATCTAGCCCGGATGAGATAGCACTGGTCAAGTGGACGGAATCGGTTGGCCTGACGCTGGTGCAGCGTGATCTGAACGTAATGACCCTCCAGATACGGGATGCCACGCAAGAGCAACCTCTGGTACGCAGTTTAAACGAGAACGCCTCCATCAACACGACCGTCACCAGCTTGTCGGTGAACTCGAAGATTGACCTCAACTCTCCCTCGAGCACCGGTAGTGTCAGTTCGCTGAACTCGATAGTTCCGCAACAActggcgagtggtggtgggggcGCCGGAGGTACCAGTGGTagtggaggcggtggcggtctgATGAAATATCAGATCCTGCAAACGTTCCCGTTCACGAGCGAGAACAAGCGTATGGGCATCATCGTGCGGGATCTGAACGGTGGCGAGATCACGTTCTATCTGAAGGGCGCTGACGTAGTGATGTCGGGAATCGTGCAGTACAACGACTGGCTAGCGGAGGAGAGCGGCAACATGGCCCGTGAAGGTTTGCGGACGCTGGTCGTCGCGAAAAAGGTGCTAACCGAGGATCAGTACAATGATTTCGTGATGCGCTACAACGCGGCCAAGGTGAGCGTGACGGATCGTGTGGCCAAGGTGGCGGCCGTCATCGAAAGTCTCGAGCGGGAGATGGAGCTACTCTGTCTGACCGGCGTCGAGGATCGGCTGCAGGAGCGAGTGCGACCAACGCTCGAGCTGCTTCGCAATGCGGGCATCAAGATTTGGATGTTGACGGGCGACAAGCTGGAGACGGCGACGTGTATCGCAAAGTCCTCCCATCTTGTGGGTCGTAATCAGAGCATCCACGTGCTGAAGAGCGTTCTAACGCGGACCGATGCCCATCTCGAGCTTAACCAGTTCCGACGCAAACAGGACTGTGCGCTGGTGGTTTCGGGCGAAAGCCTAGAAGTGTGCCTGCAGTACTATCAGCCCGAGTTTATGGAGCTGGCCACGGCCTGCCCAGCGGTTGTTTGTTGCCGGTGTAGCCCCACCCAGAAGGCGCAGGTCGTGTCACTGATTCAGAAGTACTCCGGCAAGCGGACGTGCGccgtcggtgatggtggtaacgATGTGAGCATGATACAGCAAGCGGACGCTGGCATCGGTATTGAGGGCCGGGAAGGCAAGCAAGCGTCCCTGGCCGGAGATTTCAGCATACCGCAGTTCTCTCACATCGCACGGCTACTGATTGTGCATGGGCGACGATCGTACAAACGATCCGCCGCACTGTCCCAGTTCGTCATCCACCGTGGGCTGATCATCTCGACGATGCAGGCCGTCTTTTCCGCCGTCTTTTACCTGTCATCGGTCGCCCTCTATCAAGGTTTCCTCATGGTCGGCTACGCGACGCTCTACACAATGTTCCCGGTGTTTTCGCTCGTCCTTGATCAGGACATTAGCGCCAACATCGCCATTACGTATCCGGAACTGTACAAGGAGCTCTCCAAGGGGCGCAGCCTTAGCTACAAAACTTTCTTCATGTGGGTGCTCATAAGCATCTATCAAG GCGGTGTAATCATGTATGGTGCGTTGATTTTGTTCGAGGACGAGTTCATCCATATCGTGGCTATCAGCTTCTCGGCCCTAATTCTAACCGAGTTGATTATGGTCGCACTAACCATCCGTACGTGGCACAA gctgatggtgctggcggaGCTTTTTAGCTTAGTACTATACATAATCTCACTGGCCGTTTTGCACGAATACTTTG ACTGGGAGTTTATCTGGTCCTGGGAGTTCCTGTGGAAGGTTCTGGTCATCACGCTCGTCTCCTGTCTTCCGCTCTACATTCTGAAATTCCTACGCAAAAAGTTCTCACCTCCATCGTACTCAAAGCTCTCCTAA
- the LOC126581219 gene encoding probable phospholipid-transporting ATPase IIB isoform X1 — protein sequence MNVELRDFEISDSETELLIEPATNRPNNRLNGRSIRNRRQESFKLASFLKNLCCCWCWAWRKWCASKELKPRTIYIGRPLTEKFPPNEIRNQKYNLFTFLPLVLFEQFRFFLNLYFLIMAVSQFIPEIRIGYLYTYWGPLGFVLAVTICREAVDDLRRHKRDREVNSQKYKRFVAADKPPESVSSSKLRVGDIIMVEKDERVPADLILLRTSDKSGAVFVRTDMLDGETDWKLRLAVPATQKLATHGELLNANASLYVEKPQRDIHTFIGTYSKLGGTEDEGLNVENTLWANTVVASGTAVGIVIYTGSETRSVMNNSAPRSKVGLLDLEINGLTKVLFCAVIGLSFAMMCLKGFNGPWYRYMFRFVLLFSYIIPISLRVNLDMGKAFYSWQIQNDDEIAGTVVRSTTIPEELGRISYLLTDKTGTLTQNEMIFKKIHVGTAAYGRDTFPMVSTAIQSVYGTLSAPADSVSPADGSTSEYQPRLRKPDGWRIWESVKALALCHNVTPVYESANGTNGGSGGGGGGSITSSSSSSTAGVGAERGRPRDSPARSISEVATETTQKQAEKTYQASSPDEIALVKWTESVGLTLVQRDLNVMTLQIRDATQEQPLVRSLNENASINTTVTSLSVNSKIDLNSPSSTGSVSSLNSIVPQQLASGGGGAGGTSGSGGGGGLMKYQILQTFPFTSENKRMGIIVRDLNGGEITFYLKGADVVMSGIVQYNDWLAEESGNMAREGLRTLVVAKKVLTEDQYNDFVMRYNAAKVSVTDRVAKVAAVIESLEREMELLCLTGVEDRLQERVRPTLELLRNAGIKIWMLTGDKLETATCIAKSSHLVGRNQSIHVLKSVLTRTDAHLELNQFRRKQDCALVVSGESLEVCLQYYQPEFMELATACPAVVCCRCSPTQKAQVVSLIQKYSGKRTCAVGDGGNDVSMIQQADAGIGIEGREGKQASLAGDFSIPQFSHIARLLIVHGRRSYKRSAALSQFVIHRGLIISTMQAVFSAVFYLSSVALYQGFLMVGYATLYTMFPVFSLVLDQDISANIAITYPELYKELSKGRSLSYKTFFMWVLISIYQGGVIMYGALILFEDEFIHIVAISFSALILTELIMVALTIRTWHKLMVLAELFSLVLYIISLAVLHEYFDWEFIWSWEFLWKVLVITLVSCLPLYILKFLRKKFSPPSYSKLS from the exons ATGAACGTAGAATTGCGGGACTTTGAAATCAGTGATTCAGAAACGGAACTGCTGATCGAGCCGGCCACTAATCGCCCCAACAACCGCCTGAACGGCCGTTCCATCCGCAATCGGCGCCAGGAATCGTTCAAGCTGGCCTCCTTCCTGAAGAATCTTTGCTG ctgctggtgctgggcctGGCGAAAATGGTGTGCCTCGAAGGAGCTGAAACCGCGCACGATCTACATCGGCCGACCGCTGACGGAGAAGTTCCCACCGAACGAGATCCGGAACCAGAAGTACAATCTGTTCACCTTCCTGCCGCTGGTACTGTTCGAGCAGTTTCGCTTCTTTCTCAATCTGTACTTCCTCATCATGGCCGTCAGCCAGTTCATCCCGGAGATCCGTATCGGCTACCTGTACACGTACTGGGGCCCGCTTGGGTTCGTGCTGGCCGTCACGATCTGTCGCGAAGCCGTCGATGATCTGCGCCGACACAAACGGGACCGTGAGGTGAACTCACAGAAATACAAACGCTTCGTGGCCGCCGATAAGCCACCGGAGTCGGTTTCCTCCTCGAAGTTGCGCGTCGGTGACATCATCATGGTGGAGAAGGATGAACGTGTGCCGGCCGATCTGATACTGCTGCGTACGAGTGACAAAAGTGGAGCCGTATTCGTACGTACCGACATGTTGGACGGTGAAACGGACTGGAAACTACGGCTAGCCGTACCGGCAACACAGAAGTTGGCCACACACGGTGAACTGTTGAACGCTAACGCTTCCCTGTACGTCGAGAAACCGCAACGCGACATTCATACGTTTATTGGGACGTACTCAAAG CTCGGCGGAACGGAGGATGAGGGGTTGAATGTGGAGAATACACTGTGGGCCAACACGGTAGTAGCTTCGGGGACGGCCGTTGGTATCGTTATCTACACGGGGAGTGAAACGCGCAGCGTGATGAACAATTCGGCCCCTCGATCGAAGGTCGGTCTGCTCGATCTCGAGATCAACGGACTGACGAAGGTGCTGTTCTGTGCCGTGATCGGTCTTTCCTTCGCCATGATGTGCCTAAAGGGCTTCAATGGTCCCTGGTATCGGTACATGTTTCGGTTCGTGCTGCTCTTCTCTTACATCATCCCGATCAGCCTGCGCGTGAACCTCGACATGGGAAAAGCGTTCTATTCGTGGCAGATACAGAACGATGATGAAATTGCCGGTACGGTCGTACGTTCCACGACGATCCCTGAAGAGCTTGGTCGCATTTCCTACCTGCTAACCGACAAGACAGGCACACTGACACAAAACGAGATGATCTTCAAGAAGATCCACGTCGGAACGGCTGCGTATGGACGTGACACTTTCCCGATGGTTTCGACCGCCATTCAATCGGTGTACGGTACGCTTTCGGCCCCGGCCGATTCGGTATCGCCGGCTGATGGATCGACCAGCGAGTACCAGCCAAGGTTACGCAAACCAGACGGATGGCGTATCTGGGAGTCCGTGAAGGCACTCGCACTGTGTCACAATGTTACCCCAGTTTACGAGAGCGCCAATGGAACcaatggtggcagtggtggtggtggtggtggatcgattacttcctcttcttcctcttccaccgcGGGTGTTGGCGCGGAGCGGGGTCGTCCTCGTGACTCACCGGCACGATCGATCTCGGAAGTGGCAACCGAAACGACTCAGAAGCAAGCAGAGAAAACCTATCAAGCATCTAGCCCGGATGAGATAGCACTGGTCAAGTGGACGGAATCGGTTGGCCTGACGCTGGTGCAGCGTGATCTGAACGTAATGACCCTCCAGATACGGGATGCCACGCAAGAGCAACCTCTGGTACGCAGTTTAAACGAGAACGCCTCCATCAACACGACCGTCACCAGCTTGTCGGTGAACTCGAAGATTGACCTCAACTCTCCCTCGAGCACCGGTAGTGTCAGTTCGCTGAACTCGATAGTTCCGCAACAActggcgagtggtggtgggggcGCCGGAGGTACCAGTGGTagtggaggcggtggcggtctgATGAAATATCAGATCCTGCAAACGTTCCCGTTCACGAGCGAGAACAAGCGTATGGGCATCATCGTGCGGGATCTGAACGGTGGCGAGATCACGTTCTATCTGAAGGGCGCTGACGTAGTGATGTCGGGAATCGTGCAGTACAACGACTGGCTAGCGGAGGAGAGCGGCAACATGGCCCGTGAAGGTTTGCGGACGCTGGTCGTCGCGAAAAAGGTGCTAACCGAGGATCAGTACAATGATTTCGTGATGCGCTACAACGCGGCCAAGGTGAGCGTGACGGATCGTGTGGCCAAGGTGGCGGCCGTCATCGAAAGTCTCGAGCGGGAGATGGAGCTACTCTGTCTGACCGGCGTCGAGGATCGGCTGCAGGAGCGAGTGCGACCAACGCTCGAGCTGCTTCGCAATGCGGGCATCAAGATTTGGATGTTGACGGGCGACAAGCTGGAGACGGCGACGTGTATCGCAAAGTCCTCCCATCTTGTGGGTCGTAATCAGAGCATCCACGTGCTGAAGAGCGTTCTAACGCGGACCGATGCCCATCTCGAGCTTAACCAGTTCCGACGCAAACAGGACTGTGCGCTGGTGGTTTCGGGCGAAAGCCTAGAAGTGTGCCTGCAGTACTATCAGCCCGAGTTTATGGAGCTGGCCACGGCCTGCCCAGCGGTTGTTTGTTGCCGGTGTAGCCCCACCCAGAAGGCGCAGGTCGTGTCACTGATTCAGAAGTACTCCGGCAAGCGGACGTGCGccgtcggtgatggtggtaacgATGTGAGCATGATACAGCAAGCGGACGCTGGCATCGGTATTGAGGGCCGGGAAGGCAAGCAAGCGTCCCTGGCCGGAGATTTCAGCATACCGCAGTTCTCTCACATCGCACGGCTACTGATTGTGCATGGGCGACGATCGTACAAACGATCCGCCGCACTGTCCCAGTTCGTCATCCACCGTGGGCTGATCATCTCGACGATGCAGGCCGTCTTTTCCGCCGTCTTTTACCTGTCATCGGTCGCCCTCTATCAAGGTTTCCTCATGGTCGGCTACGCGACGCTCTACACAATGTTCCCGGTGTTTTCGCTCGTCCTTGATCAGGACATTAGCGCCAACATCGCCATTACGTATCCGGAACTGTACAAGGAGCTCTCCAAGGGGCGCAGCCTTAGCTACAAAACTTTCTTCATGTGGGTGCTCATAAGCATCTATCAAG GCGGTGTAATCATGTATGGTGCGTTGATTTTGTTCGAGGACGAGTTCATCCATATCGTGGCTATCAGCTTCTCGGCCCTAATTCTAACCGAGTTGATTATGGTCGCACTAACCATCCGTACGTGGCACAA gctgatggtgctggcggaGCTTTTTAGCTTAGTACTATACATAATCTCACTGGCCGTTTTGCACGAATACTTTG ACTGGGAGTTTATCTGGTCCTGGGAGTTCCTGTGGAAGGTTCTGGTCATCACGCTCGTCTCCTGTCTTCCGCTCTACATTCTGAAATTCCTACGCAAAAAGTTCTCACCTCCATCGTACTCAAAGCTCTCCTAA